From Clostridiisalibacter paucivorans DSM 22131, the proteins below share one genomic window:
- a CDS encoding DNA/RNA helicase domain-containing protein: MTTYLTNTETKKGQLDFDMSEPEFLIQYMNRHEDWAVIICLIGGGQEINTGEAGLGEWFETIKYKHKDWNVFVSNRITDDEYRRGKDLNTMLSAINANIKEDLHLSVSLRSFRSENLSGFVKSLLDVECVDAKELFNTLKDNYDIVITRDLVAAKNWIKNKARGTERYGMIASSGALRLKAEGIFVKNDIEAKNWFLNDCLDVRSSYYLEDTATEFDIQGLELDFALVAWGADFRFNGEEFIYKQFRGNKWININSNDKKLYLKNAYRVLLTRARQGMVIYVPYGDDNDHTRRCEYYNGIYEYMKEIGIEGISKY, translated from the coding sequence ATGACAACTTACTTGACAAACACCGAAACTAAAAAAGGACAACTTGACTTTGATATGTCAGAACCAGAGTTCTTGATTCAATATATGAATAGACATGAAGATTGGGCTGTTATCATTTGTCTTATTGGTGGTGGACAAGAAATAAACACTGGAGAAGCAGGGTTGGGAGAATGGTTTGAGACGATAAAGTATAAGCATAAAGATTGGAATGTATTTGTTTCTAATAGAATTACGGATGACGAATATAGAAGGGGAAAAGACCTTAATACTATGCTATCAGCTATTAATGCAAATATTAAGGAAGACCTTCATTTATCTGTATCATTACGTTCTTTTAGAAGTGAAAATTTATCTGGTTTTGTAAAGAGTTTATTAGATGTTGAGTGTGTTGATGCTAAAGAACTTTTTAATACACTGAAGGATAATTATGATATTGTAATAACAAGAGATTTGGTTGCTGCTAAAAACTGGATTAAAAATAAGGCTAGAGGCACAGAAAGATACGGTATGATTGCAAGCTCTGGAGCACTTAGACTAAAAGCAGAAGGGATATTTGTAAAGAATGATATTGAGGCAAAAAATTGGTTTTTAAATGATTGCTTAGATGTGAGATCATCATATTATCTTGAGGATACAGCTACGGAGTTTGATATACAGGGATTAGAGCTCGATTTCGCATTAGTAGCTTGGGGCGCTGATTTTAGGTTTAATGGTGAAGAGTTTATTTATAAACAATTTAGAGGTAATAAGTGGATAAATATAAATAGTAATGACAAAAAATTGTACTTAAAAAATGCTTATAGAGTGCTACTAACTAGAGCTAGACAAGGTATGGTTATATATGTCCCGTATGGAGATGATAATGATCATACAAGGAGATGTGAATATTATAATGGGATTTATGAGTATATGAAAGAGATAGGCATTGAGGGAATTAGCAAATATTAG